From a single Litorilinea aerophila genomic region:
- a CDS encoding NUDIX hydrolase, with protein sequence MTVLTQPLDAEELAHLTRRWGAAPVEHCHLEVDTPFLTREHQRLLSDGRRAEICYVMIQEEISAGLLLHTKHIYPPGAYRLPTGGVHPGHTVLETLAREVYEETGLVFGDAQEQLRLEGFLGVVAYEFHHKTLGQRFPFATYHFLVRMPSGAVLQVQDPSEEISDWRWCPLTELPAVAESLASLGERVPAWGDWGRFRALSHHFVARHLRP encoded by the coding sequence TTGACTGTCCTGACCCAGCCGTTGGATGCCGAAGAACTGGCGCACCTGACCCGCCGGTGGGGGGCGGCGCCCGTGGAGCATTGCCATCTCGAGGTGGACACGCCCTTCCTCACCCGGGAGCATCAGCGCCTGCTGAGCGATGGCCGCCGGGCCGAGATCTGCTATGTGATGATTCAAGAAGAGATTTCCGCCGGCCTGCTGTTACACACCAAGCACATCTACCCGCCGGGCGCCTATCGTCTGCCCACCGGCGGCGTGCATCCCGGCCATACGGTCCTGGAAACCCTGGCCCGGGAGGTGTATGAGGAGACGGGGCTGGTGTTTGGGGATGCCCAGGAGCAGCTTCGGCTGGAAGGCTTCCTGGGCGTGGTGGCGTACGAGTTTCACCACAAGACCTTGGGCCAGCGTTTCCCGTTTGCCACCTACCACTTCCTGGTGCGGATGCCGTCGGGCGCGGTTCTGCAGGTTCAGGATCCTTCGGAAGAGATCAGCGATTGGCGTTGGTGCCCCCTGACGGAACTGCCCGCCGTGGCCGAGAGTCTGGCCAGCCTGGGCGAGCGAGTGCCGGCCTGGGGGGACTGGGGGCGCTTCCGGGCCCTCAGCCACCATTTTGTGGCCCGGCACCTGCGCCCCTGA